The Deltaproteobacteria bacterium genome has a window encoding:
- a CDS encoding DUF2958 domain-containing protein → MELVTTAQREQLLANGAKRGADHTPVLKLFNPSGAGTWLVTELDPEDESIAFGLADLGFGTPEIGSFSLQELQAFRGPFGLGIERDLYFEGKFGLSAYAEAARAAGRVVEYGPELDAAGRRSITACG, encoded by the coding sequence ATGGAACTCGTCACGACAGCACAGCGCGAGCAACTGCTCGCAAACGGCGCCAAGCGCGGCGCCGACCACACGCCCGTCCTCAAGCTGTTCAACCCCAGCGGCGCAGGCACCTGGCTCGTAACCGAACTCGACCCCGAGGATGAATCCATAGCCTTCGGGCTCGCCGACCTCGGTTTCGGCACACCGGAAATCGGGAGCTTCTCTCTCCAAGAGCTGCAAGCCTTCCGGGGGCCGTTCGGCCTCGGTATCGAGCGCGACCTGTACTTCGAGGGGAAGTTCGGCCTCTCCGCCTACGCCGAGGCCGCCCGCGCGGCGGGACGGGTCGTCGAATACGGCCCCGAACTCGACGCCGCCGGGCGCAGGAGCATCACGGCCTGCGGCTGA